From the Coffea eugenioides isolate CCC68of chromosome 1, Ceug_1.0, whole genome shotgun sequence genome, the window CATCACAAGTGATACATAGTAGCTACAAACGTGATCCTTCTTACTTGAGAAACAAAGTTTTGCTGAGAGCAATGCATGATCATCCATTGCAATTCTCTATCCCATTCAAGAGCATGGCTATACACCAAACACTTTTGTTGCATATGTTCCCACACATAGTTGGAATATGGACACTAGAAAATTAGGTGGCCCAAAGTTTCGCCATATGTTGAACACAACTCACATATAGGATTAGCATTCAATCCCCAAGAACATAGTCTCTCTTTCGTGTTTAATATCTGCCTACAAGCAAGCCATAATATAAAAGAATGCCTGAGATAGTGTCTCTTACCCCATACCAGTAAGTGCCTAGGCACTTTAATCCTAGGAGATGAAAATAGTTTAAAGCAGATTTGGCTGAATAGACACCATGAACAACACATGTCCAAACAGCATAATCATTAGTCtctagaagaggaagaaaataaGAAGGGCTGGCATCTATCAACTATATCAATTTACCTCTCTAACATTTACCCATTGTCCAATTCCAATTCGCTTCTTTGATTATAGCAGAGACCTTAGCATTTTCTGAAACTCCAAGCAGCTTCAGTAATTGAGGAGAATAAAGATATTTAAGAATTCCTATAGGATGCCATCTATCATGCCAGATAAATGTCTGTTTGTCATTGCCAGTGACCTTCTTGATGTAGCCTCTCACTACTAACCTCAACTTCAACAGCTTCATCCACCACCAAGAACAGTTAGTCTTTGATTGGATTGCCCAAAAACTCTCATTTTTTAGCAAGTAAAATGGATCCATTGAATCCACAAAGTGTCCTTCTTATGGTATATATCCCATATATGTCTAATTGATAGAGCCTTATTCCACAATTTCAAGTTTTGTAACCCCAAACCACCTTCCTTCATTGGTTTACACACTTCACACCAACTAACCTTGGTGTTTGCTGACTTCATCTCAACACCTGACCACAAAAAAgcattcaaatcactttccacTTTCTTAATAAGCATCTTAGGAATAATTAATATGCTACCCCAATACACAACAAAACTGTTTAGGACTGATTTAATCAGAATCAAGCACCCCCCATATGATAGTTTCCTAGCTGACCAGCTTTTGATCCTTCTCAACATTTTGTCTAGAATAGGTTGGCAATCCATAGATGTGAGCTTTGTAGACACCAACGGAATACCAAGGTATTTTACAGGCTAGCATCCAAGTGGCATCCCAATAAGTGAACTAAATACCGTACCCAGTTCAACATTAAAAGATCAACATTACCACCAAACATGAAAAGTTCAGACTTTGCCAAATTTGGGTTGAGGCCTGACATTGCAGAGAATTTTTCCAATGTAGCTTTGATAGTTAACATAGATTTTTTGAGCTGCAGCTGCCAAGATGAACAGTATATTAGTAGTGATCAGGTATTCAGCTACAATTTTCTACATTTCATAAAATGCATAATCACTTAAAAATCTAGTGAAAACCATGAAACGATTCAAGAGTTGATTCACCAGCCAAAGCCTCCGACAATCATGTAGTGAAAACggaattttggaaatttgtCTGTTGCCAATAATTTCTAAAACAAAACATTCCAAAGCCGTAAAAAGTTCTTGCTCTACTCTAGCCACATGAATGACTTTtgtttagggataatttcagaaacttcccttgagatttctaacaatttcacttgGATCCCCTTATTTTCTGAAATCTCACTTAAATCccttattttgaaacttttataTAAATCAAAGAAAGgttgaataaaaaaataattgttggAGAGAGAACATACTTTGGTGCCAAAGACGCTATAGTAATTGTTGCAACTATTTGTTTTGACAAACTATTAAATGAATTAAAACTTTtcaaacaaaaagtaaaagcCTACaggcaaattttaaaaatatgtaGCAGATGAATTACCaaactttggatgatttgacTAATCAATAGCTAAATCTACAAAGTAGTTCAACTAAATATAAAggccaaaataaaaaattaaatgatataggacgcttatttttttaatagtaaAGTAACTATTATTAGAAAAGCTTACCATTTTGATTTGGAGGAGAAATTTGCACCAATTTGCTGAagacaattgcaaaattttcttttgctttccttCAAAGATAATCTAATAGTGATTTATTAGGAATTGTTCGGTTAATATCACTAAACAATAAGGATATAAAAGCCATTTTGCCACACATTATATCAGCAATGGATTCCAATTCTCTGCTAGGGGAAGTACATAGAAGTTAAAGGAGCCaagtaaaattgtcaaaaacttcAGGAGagatttatgaaattatcccttttatcCAACTCATAAATGCAACTAAAGCCTACAACTTTTGACTAAAGGCAATGTTGCACAATTTTAATAGGTTGGCGTCCTAGTAATATATTCCTAAAAATCAAGATAATTATTATATCAACGAGTGCCTTGTAcattaaaatatatttgaagtgttatatttttgaaaatataagattaattagggaaagtaaataaatacaagggaTGATAGATAAGATTAAATAgggaaagtatataaatgtaagaGAGGATAATAATTGtttgtatgtgtatatatatatgtggtaGATTAGATGATTACTAGATGTGTTAATGAATACCCCAAGGGCAACGGTTAGAAAAACCCTTATTATATTACGTTAGAAAATCACAAATTAGAGTATGAGGTAGTAAAACATGTACTCATAATTACATATTTTAACAATAGCATTGCATCCGTTATGTTATCGGCGTTAATAATCAACTACCTCTAGAGTAGTTGGCTACCATATGTCTTGTGGGGTGGGAGGTCAATGATTCAAATCTTGTTTCCCATCAAAGTTGCCACTTAATGTAGCTTCTCTAAGATCCATACGGCTGTGTAATGCACCTGGATGGTCCAATACTGGTTCAGTCCATATCGGTTCCTCATGATCATGTTGGATCAACTCCCCTACCCCCTCTCTCCGAAATAGGTTAGAGTAGGAGTAGCTGATAACAattgacaagaaaaaaaaaagacaaaaatcgGCCTTAATTATTTTCATCCCAAACCCTTCCTATCCTAACTGGCAATCTCAGTATTTGAACCTTAATTGTTTTCTCTCCACATCCTTCCCAACTAACTATCCCAACATTCGAACTCTAAACCTGACACATGCCCTTCCTAGCCCAACTGACAATCCCAATATTTGAACTCTAAAATTGACAGAGAAGAGAACTCCAAAAATCCTTCCTGCATTTTATCTAATCGCCTTAATCAACTTTTCCATATTATTGTGGGACAAGAAGCTCTTccctttctttattttgtttttgttcttttggtTCTTCTGTTACCAATTAACTTCGTTTTCTTTGTCCTGAACGAAGTTCATTTGTTAGAGTGGTCGTTCTATtgccaaaataaaaagaatagaaaaagaaaagaaaatttgtgaaGCAGAATCAGAGATTGATGTCACAACAGCAAAGATTTCGCCTGCAAAAGCATCAGCTATCGCTCCAAACAGCTGATTTCAGTTGCAAGTTCATTAACCTTAAAGATGTAGAATAGTTAATTCAATATTCGCCAAGAAAATTAGAAAgaaccaaagaaaaaaaaaagcaaagaaaacatAATATGCTATGACTACGACAAATTATTGCAGTTGCACCAAAACAATGCTAAAAATAAACGAAGCACAAAAAAGGAGATTCATTAATTATTCATTTCCATTCATccaatgatcgaagacaatcctGCAATCTTTTGAAGATTTCGTGAATGACAATATCTTGTTGTAATCTTTGGGACTAGATTCCCAGTGCTTTAAGCTTCCATAGAGAGTAATCTTCTTTAATGACTTTCCGTTCTTCAGAAAACGTTTCACTAGCTTGAAACCAAATTCCTGATCATTCCcagagatttttatttttatctccTTAAGCTGTCGAATGTAGCATGAGGGAAAGGCCTTCTGCAGCAAAATCCCAAGTTCTTCTTCACACGTTAATTGATTGTCAGAAACCTATCCATTTGCAAAGCATTAGGGACTGCAAAAGACAGCAATGAACTATATGTTTAACACAAAGAAAGAAAGCGCAAAACTCACGCAAGAAACGATATTAAGAGCTTCAAGATTAGGGGCACTTTCTAGTAAGCTTGGTATCATATTCCACCACATGGTACTCTCACTGTCGCAGTAAAGATCAAGGGCCAAActggtcaaatttaccaaatcAGGCAAGAATCTTCCAGCATCATAGAGAGTCTACAGGCAAATGAGAAGAAGAATCAGCGATGATTATAGAAAGTttatggaaaaggaaaagaaatctGTGGAACATACCTTCAAACTCTGCGACTCAATATTCAGTGATTTCACACATTGCAAACCATTGATAAGTTCGAAAGCATTCTCACCCTGCAACATGAGGATGTTTTCAGTTTCTTTTAGCTCAAATTCATCAAATGCTATTGTGGCATCGATAATGGTCCTCAGGTCTTGAACAAATTTTACTTCCACAGGATAACCTTGATACTTGAAATACTCTAGGCATGGAGCATTTATTGCAAATTTAAGCTCCCCATAAACGTTGCAGTCCAAATATACGAGATTGTTAGACTCCACCGCTAGAGAATACCTGCCTTGCATACAAGATAATACCAGTTTTTTCAGAAATGGGGCAGACACATTAAGAGTTCTATCCACGTTTTCCAAACATCTCCATTTCAAAGATAATTCTTCAAGCGAAGGGCAACCCTGAATAAGCTGCACAAAGGAAACTTCATCTATTGACTTGAGTGAATTAAAGCGCAGGACCTTAAGATTTGGCAAGCAAACACGACTCGGAGCAATCAAATCCTCACCCGTTTCTATTGTCAAGGTAACTAGAGACTTAGATGTGAATATTCTAGGAAGATATAATCTGTTCTCTTGATCTCCTTCCACACAAATATCCAGTTCTTGGACTTTAGCCAGAAGCGCGGCTGATAGCAACGAATCAATTGCCACCCGAAGATTTTCAACGAAGGGAGACacaaaaagttgaaattttcttaAAGGAACCTTATTTCGTAGTAGAATCAACCTAAATCCGAAAGTTAGAAAGTTAGACACCTCTCTTTCTCGGGCCTCCTCGGTCAGAGCATACCAGCATTTACAGACTGTGAGATCAATATCAGGAAGTGAGATGAAAAGATCTTTCCATCTGGTTGATAGGACGGATGTCGCCGCTGCAATTTCTGTAGGGAGATAGGACATAATATCGCGGAGAATGTCGTCAGGAAGGGCACTTAACCTATCAATTTTATCATCTCCGGGGACTTTAAATTTAAGAGCCTTAAGAAGTCGAGGATGAACCATGGTTTAAAGACTAGGCCTAGTCTTCTGCATCACCAGAACTTCAGCCTCCGCTCTGCTACTGGTCTGCCGTATCCCAGAGACGGTAGAACCGGTAGAAACTGGTTCAGACTTGGAAGATTCGGGCTGAGCCGACTCCGTCCATCGAGTCAACCCATATTGACTCATCAGATATCCATGAACGGTGGCTTTCACCGTGATTTTCGGAGACGTTTAGGGTAtaaacaaataacaaaaaacaAATCTCTCTCTTTGAAGACTCTTCACTAAACAGCAAGTGGGTGGCCGAGAttcaagagaaagagaaaagagaaggagaaggaaaaataaaagggcGAAGAAGACGAGGAGGCTTTCAATATCATATGTACATGCACGGCAGGTGGTGGTGAAATTTGGAGCGGAGAGGGAGGAAAGAAGAGCGAAAGGCAGACTCCACTCCAGGGAGAAGATGCCTCTGCCTCAGGGCTACGGCAAGTCAAAGTTGGACAAGGACTCAGTACAAAGTTGTTCTCATTatacatgtttaaatttttataatttttatcaTGCAAAAACACCTTAATATTATATTAAATATATggcaaatattttatttatatacattACATTTACCTTCAATATAATAACATAATATAATTACACACTAAATAATATAAAAAGTACAACAACTAAACCAAACCGTACCAGACCCCAATCGCACTGGTGTCTCTTCCATCAAACTTAAGCATGGTACTTCAACTGAACCAAACCACCAAACCCTAATTGCACTAGCCCTTTTTCCATCAAAGTTAAGCAAGGTCCTTTGGTTGCTTTGATAGGATATTCCCAATCGAAAACTAGTTTGAAGCTATACAAAAAAAAGATCATAAAGGATAATCTCAGAGGAAAATTCTATGGTCTCTTTTTGGATATCATTCCCTCAACTTGTATCTCTTACTAAAGATAatagtttaaattttaaatatttgataATATTTAATCTAAGGGTTAATAATATTATTTAATCTAAGGGTTAATAATATTTCTTTTACCATACAACAGTAAATTTTACTTATGGGTATGATACCAAAAGGAATTGTAGAATCTCCTAATTCATAAACCTTCACTTGGCAATTTTGAACTTTGAAAAATCTCACTTGATTTCTTTCCTTTAGGTATTTTTTTCCCTAACTTTTGCAACCCACtccaaaatataatattaaaaaaactcattttgaaAGAGAGAGTATAATTCCATTCTAAATTTACCCTTTTCTTGTAAACATTTAATTGTTATAaacatattaattttgtttcttaatttttgcAAACGTAGTCAATATGGTTCTTTAATTAAAACTGAAAAGTTGACAAAGGAGTCAAAAGATCCTTTAATAGCTTTTAATGTCAttgatttggacaagaaatatTAAGTTATGTAAAATTATAATGATTTACAATACTTGTAAAAATaacttgaaatatttttttataataatgaaaataaataaaactaggGTCAACTTGAAATATTTTATAGGGCTGTCAATTGGTTTATACCAGCCAGAGCCCAACCTATTCAGCCTAAAAAATGCCCGCTGATCCTAATCTTTAATTGAATCGAGCAGAGTTTGATCCTAAATGTTACGTCTGAACTAAATGTAAGTAAAGTTTGGGCTATGCCTTCTCAAGCCCGTTTAAGGCCTAGcccatttatatatatatatatatataattataattatgcATATAATGACataaatttttaataatttatatataaatttatagtaattcataattataaaatatatagtatatataattatatatttagttATGAATTTGGGCTAAACCCAATTTGAACCCAAAacttatactccctccgtcccattgaaaCTTCATGCTTTCCATTTTGATATGTCCTAAAATGTTTGTCACACGCCTAAaatggcaaatgaatttttctcctttttctaaCTTTACCCTTCAAGCACTACCTTTAAATATGTGGGTCTAGCACAAGTTGTCATAAGATCGAGACGCGCTTTAAAGTGAGTGACTGGTGCTAGTGGATGTTTGCTAACGTGTGCAGTGCAACATAAGCAAAGAATTAGTGTAGCATTAAGAATATAATGGGCCCAGATTGTTGACTTGTTTGCATAAATCATTTGAATAACTTCACCACACGACTTATAGGCAAAGTTTGGGCAGGCTGGCGGGGACAATTTAGGAAGTACAGACAGATATCTCTTCTTTTTGCCTACTGTTGAAAAATACTCCAGTTTTCAAAAAGTGATTAACTTTTTGGAACAGAGGGAGTATG encodes:
- the LOC113765723 gene encoding F-box protein At4g22280-like produces the protein MVHPRLLKALKFKVPGDDKIDRLSALPDDILRDIMSYLPTEIAAATSVLSTRWKDLFISLPDIDLTVCKCWYALTEEAREREVSNFLTFGFRLILLRNKVPLRKFQLFVSPFVENLRVAIDSLLSAALLAKVQELDICVEGDQENRLYLPRIFTSKSLVTLTIETGEDLIAPSRVCLPNLKVLRFNSLKSIDEVSFVQLIQGCPSLEELSLKWRCLENVDRTLNVSAPFLKKLVLSCMQGRYSLAVESNNLVYLDCNVYGELKFAINAPCLEYFKYQGYPVEVKFVQDLRTIIDATIAFDEFELKETENILMLQGENAFELINGLQCVKSLNIESQSLKTLYDAGRFLPDLVNLTSLALDLYCDSESTMWWNMIPSLLESAPNLEALNIVSCVSDNQLTCEEELGILLQKAFPSCYIRQLKEIKIKISGNDQEFGFKLVKRFLKNGKSLKKITLYGSLKHWESSPKDYNKILSFTKSSKDCRIVFDHWMNGNE